From Rhodothermales bacterium, the proteins below share one genomic window:
- the menE gene encoding o-succinylbenzoate--CoA ligase: MADPLTTRRVPCPIAAHARQTPGAPAVIVGNEVVTYGRLDGWIEGVAAELRARGVKRGDRLALTGREDVDGIVRFWGALRCGGVVVVMSPRLPPAALRERLDTLGAIDIGAIPISWVEPADIPVFDLDAPAVALYTSGSSGTPKAALLTVGNLYFNAMGSFAAIPLGAGDRWVLSLPLYHVSGIGILVRAAWAGAAVVLPGKEALGELIARRKVTHVSLVPTQLLRLLEGGVRPDGLKAVLLGGSQIPGGLLERALAAGWPIHTTYGLTETASQVTTTRGGAGLDTLQTAGTVLPHRELRIDAAGEIHVRGEVRFAGYLTPDGLVMPFDAHGWYATGDLGSIDARGRLRVIGRKDNLFISGGENIQPEEIEEVMAQCPGVVRSVVVPVSDAVYGARPFAFLERDAAFAGEAALRSFLEARLPRFKIPVAFANWPEDAPAGMKPARRWFEERAGLMGNC; the protein is encoded by the coding sequence ATGGCCGACCCACTTACCACGCGCCGTGTGCCCTGCCCGATAGCCGCCCACGCCCGCCAGACACCCGGCGCGCCGGCAGTGATCGTGGGTAATGAGGTAGTGACGTATGGAAGGTTGGATGGGTGGATCGAGGGCGTCGCGGCCGAGCTTCGGGCTCGCGGCGTGAAGCGAGGGGATCGCCTGGCGCTCACGGGGCGGGAGGATGTCGACGGCATCGTTCGGTTCTGGGGGGCGCTGCGGTGTGGCGGCGTCGTAGTCGTGATGAGCCCCCGGCTGCCGCCGGCCGCGTTGCGCGAACGGCTCGATACGCTGGGGGCCATCGATATCGGCGCTATCCCGATATCGTGGGTCGAGCCGGCAGACATTCCGGTGTTCGACCTCGACGCTCCGGCCGTGGCCCTCTACACCTCCGGCAGCTCGGGCACGCCGAAGGCGGCGCTGCTGACCGTGGGAAACCTCTACTTCAACGCGATGGGTTCGTTCGCCGCGATCCCGCTCGGCGCCGGCGACCGGTGGGTGCTCTCCCTTCCCCTCTACCACGTCTCCGGCATCGGCATCCTCGTGCGGGCCGCATGGGCCGGCGCGGCGGTAGTGTTGCCCGGAAAGGAGGCGCTCGGGGAGCTGATCGCGCGGAGGAAGGTCACCCACGTGTCGCTGGTGCCCACACAGTTGCTGCGGCTGCTCGAGGGCGGAGTACGCCCGGATGGACTCAAAGCCGTCCTCCTGGGCGGAAGCCAGATTCCCGGCGGCCTCCTCGAACGCGCCCTCGCCGCCGGCTGGCCGATCCACACGACCTACGGCCTCACCGAAACGGCTTCGCAGGTGACCACGACGCGGGGCGGAGCCGGCCTCGACACACTCCAGACGGCCGGCACGGTGTTACCCCACCGCGAGCTACGGATCGACGCCGCGGGGGAGATCCACGTGCGCGGGGAGGTCCGCTTCGCCGGCTACCTCACGCCCGATGGGCTGGTGATGCCGTTTGACGCCCATGGGTGGTACGCAACCGGCGATCTGGGGAGTATTGACGCGCGTGGCCGGCTTCGGGTCATCGGGCGGAAGGACAACCTGTTCATTTCCGGGGGCGAAAACATCCAGCCGGAAGAAATCGAAGAGGTGATGGCGCAGTGCCCGGGGGTCGTGCGGTCGGTGGTGGTCCCGGTGTCGGACGCCGTCTACGGCGCGAGGCCGTTTGCCTTTCTGGAGCGGGACGCCGCGTTTGCCGGCGAGGCGGCGTTGCGGTCGTTTCTAGAGGCCCGGTTGCCCCGGTTCAAGATCCCGGTGGCCTTCGCGAATTGGCCGGAAGATGCTCCCGCGGGGATGAAGCCGGCGAGGAGGTGGTTTGAGGAACGGGCGGGGTTGATGGGGAATTGTTAA
- a CDS encoding 1,4-dihydroxy-2-naphthoate polyprenyltransferase, which produces MALSPSASLSRPAIWWSAIRPKTLWAALAPVLMGAAMAFDAGLFHPLAATLALVGAVCIQIGTNLYNDYADFLKGADTDARKGPLRVTQAGLVRPDTIQYAAYLTFGLAVVAGGYLMVRGGWPVVVIGAASVISGILYTAGRHSLAYLGLGDLFVLVFFGPVAVGGTYFVQALAIEPAVILAGLAPGFLAVAILLVNNVRDVEEDRLAAKRTLVVRLGRRFGVGLYAACLVAAGVIPVGLVLLTGTHLPVLACALVPLAGAPMVARLGRHTEPTILNPMLGATARLLLIYSLVFAVTWNV; this is translated from the coding sequence ATGGCGCTATCTCCTTCCGCCTCGCTATCGCGACCGGCCATCTGGTGGTCCGCCATCCGCCCGAAAACCCTGTGGGCCGCGCTGGCCCCGGTGTTGATGGGCGCGGCCATGGCGTTCGACGCCGGCCTGTTCCATCCACTGGCCGCGACGCTGGCGCTGGTGGGCGCGGTGTGTATCCAGATCGGCACCAACCTGTACAACGACTACGCGGATTTCCTGAAGGGCGCGGACACGGACGCCCGCAAGGGCCCGTTGCGGGTGACGCAGGCGGGGCTCGTGCGTCCCGATACCATCCAGTACGCGGCCTACCTCACCTTCGGGCTGGCGGTGGTCGCCGGTGGCTATCTGATGGTGCGAGGGGGCTGGCCGGTTGTTGTGATCGGGGCGGCGTCTGTCATTTCGGGCATCCTGTATACCGCCGGCCGGCATTCGCTCGCTTACCTGGGTCTCGGCGATCTGTTCGTGCTGGTGTTTTTTGGGCCGGTGGCCGTGGGCGGTACCTATTTCGTGCAGGCGCTCGCCATTGAACCCGCCGTCATTCTGGCCGGCCTCGCGCCGGGGTTTCTGGCCGTGGCCATCCTGCTGGTGAACAACGTGAGGGATGTGGAGGAGGACCGTCTGGCCGCCAAACGGACGCTCGTGGTGCGGCTGGGCCGGCGGTTTGGGGTTGGGCTCTACGCCGCCTGCCTTGTCGCGGCCGGCGTGATCCCGGTAGGGCTTGTCCTGCTCACCGGAACCCACCTGCCCGTGCTGGCCTGTGCGCTCGTTCCACTCGCCGGCGCGCCGATGGTGGCGCGGCTCGGGCGGCATACCGAGCCGACGATCCTGAACCCAATGCTCGGCGCCACGGCTCGCCTTCTGCTGATCTACAGCCTTGTGTTTGCGGTGACGTGGAATGTTTAG
- the menB gene encoding 1,4-dihydroxy-2-naphthoyl-CoA synthase: MAVIDWQPAAEYTDILYHKAEGIAKITINRPEVRNAFRPLTVKEMMDALNDARDDERIGVIILTGQGDEAFCSGGDQRIRGEAGYVEEGSGIMRLNVLDFQRQIRTCPKPVIAMVAGWAVGGGHVLHVMCDLTIAAENARFMQTGPKVGSFDGGFGASYLARIIGQKKAREIWFLCRPYNAQQALDMGLVNTVVPLEQLEAETVQWCREILANSQLAIRCLKSALNADCDGQAGLQELAGNATLLFYMTEEGQEGKKAYLEKRKPDYGQFPYRP, translated from the coding sequence ATGGCCGTTATTGATTGGCAGCCCGCTGCCGAATACACCGATATTTTGTACCACAAGGCGGAGGGTATCGCCAAAATCACCATCAACCGCCCGGAAGTGCGCAACGCGTTCCGCCCGCTCACGGTGAAGGAAATGATGGACGCGCTGAACGACGCGCGCGACGACGAGCGGATCGGGGTGATCATCCTGACCGGCCAGGGCGACGAGGCCTTTTGCTCGGGCGGGGACCAGCGGATCCGGGGCGAGGCCGGCTATGTGGAGGAGGGGTCGGGCATCATGCGACTGAACGTGTTGGACTTCCAGCGTCAGATCCGCACCTGCCCCAAGCCGGTCATCGCGATGGTCGCCGGCTGGGCCGTCGGCGGGGGCCATGTGTTGCACGTCATGTGCGACCTCACGATCGCCGCCGAAAACGCGCGGTTCATGCAGACGGGGCCCAAAGTGGGCTCGTTCGACGGTGGCTTCGGCGCCAGTTACCTGGCCCGCATCATCGGGCAGAAAAAGGCGCGCGAGATCTGGTTTCTGTGCCGGCCCTACAACGCCCAGCAGGCGCTGGACATGGGCCTCGTCAACACCGTCGTGCCCCTCGAACAACTTGAAGCGGAGACCGTCCAGTGGTGCCGCGAGATCCTCGCCAATTCGCAGCTCGCCATCCGCTGCCTCAAATCCGCCCTGAATGCCGATTGCGACGGCCAGGCCGGCCTCCAGGAGCTGGCCGGAAACGCCACCCTGCTCTTCTACATGACCGAAGAGGGCCAGGAAGGCAAAAAGGCGTACCTGGAGAAACGGAAGCCCGACTACGGCCAGTTCCCCTACCGACCCTGA
- a CDS encoding Dabb family protein — protein MLIHTVYFWLKDGITPAEVATFEAGVRSLLTIDSVVGGYVGKPANTEARPIIDQSYSYGLIAMFDDLAGHDAYQVDAIHDAFRTHASLWKRVQIYDLIA, from the coding sequence ATGCTCATTCACACGGTCTATTTCTGGCTCAAAGACGGCATCACCCCGGCCGAGGTGGCCACCTTCGAGGCGGGCGTCCGCAGCCTGCTCACGATCGACAGCGTCGTCGGCGGCTACGTCGGCAAGCCGGCCAACACAGAGGCGCGGCCGATCATCGACCAGTCGTACAGCTACGGCCTCATCGCGATGTTCGACGACCTCGCCGGCCACGACGCCTACCAGGTCGATGCGATCCACGACGCCTTCCGCACCCACGCGTCGCTCTGGAAACGCGTCCAGATCTACGACCTGATCGCCTGA
- a CDS encoding CPBP family intramembrane glutamic endopeptidase encodes MTLLQRDIAQFILILLGVSVFALYWFVAYSRSFEAYVRRRFDADGLRKPLAQKILGAGLLGLVPAGVAWLLVDATPLAWGLGVPDWPALLVWGSVLSLCALPVPYFSARAVDMQRFYPQVRATEWTAGLVIQNGFAWAVYLLAYEFLFRGVLVIGAATLSSPWTAVAMSSALATATHIPKGAKETFATVPYSLLLGFVALETGSIWAGFLSHVCLAVANDYWAVAFSPTMRFVRQGQRDNALTR; translated from the coding sequence GGGCGTCTCGGTTTTTGCCCTCTACTGGTTTGTCGCCTACTCCCGTTCGTTCGAGGCGTACGTTCGCCGGCGCTTCGATGCGGACGGCCTTCGAAAACCCCTCGCCCAGAAAATCCTCGGCGCCGGCCTGCTCGGCCTCGTCCCTGCGGGGGTCGCCTGGCTGCTGGTCGATGCGACGCCGCTGGCGTGGGGGCTGGGGGTGCCGGACTGGCCGGCCCTCCTCGTCTGGGGCAGCGTGTTGTCCCTCTGCGCCCTGCCAGTGCCCTACTTCTCGGCCCGCGCGGTGGACATGCAGCGGTTTTATCCTCAGGTTCGGGCAACGGAGTGGACCGCCGGCCTCGTCATCCAGAACGGATTCGCATGGGCCGTTTACCTGCTCGCCTACGAATTTCTCTTTCGCGGCGTACTGGTGATCGGTGCCGCGACGTTGTCCTCGCCCTGGACCGCCGTGGCGATGAGTTCGGCCCTCGCGACCGCGACCCATATCCCCAAGGGCGCCAAGGAGACCTTCGCGACCGTGCCCTACAGCCTGCTGCTCGGGTTCGTGGCGCTTGAGACCGGCTCCATCTGGGCCGGCTTCCTGAGCCATGTGTGCCTCGCCGTAGCCAACGACTACTGGGCCGTCGCGTTCAGCCCCACCATGCGATTCGTCCGCCAGGGGCAACGTGATAATGCGTTAACGCGTTGA